One window of the Triticum dicoccoides isolate Atlit2015 ecotype Zavitan chromosome 3B, WEW_v2.0, whole genome shotgun sequence genome contains the following:
- the LOC119274495 gene encoding uncharacterized protein LOC119274495, translating to MKRTRAQNPKAQDTEPQDPAAAAAGSNPNPKPQRRAKQPRQPKAGATGGKKTAAAREAAAVAATAAAAASSIAVASPAADMAPVVPDVCVAGVGGAGEVACGLPAEWDEMDGSPWWTFGVEEEKLLGWFPFVEEDFLSVGGGAGPAAAEPFDDDIWRIHQIYEIPSYAAK from the coding sequence ATGAAGCGGACCAGGGCGCAGAACCCCAAGGCCCAGGACACGGAGCCGCAGGACCCCGCGGCCGCAGCCGCCGGGAGCAACCCCAACCCGAAGCCGCAGCGCCGGgccaagcagccgaggcagcccaaGGCGGGGGCAACGGGGGGCAAGAAGACGGCCGCGGCTCGCGAGGCCGCCGCGGTGGCCGCGACGGCTGCCGCTGCCGCTTCTTCCATCGCCGTAGCCTCCCCTGCTGCGGATATGGCGCCGGTCGTCCCCGACGTCTGCGTCGCCGGCGTCGGAGGAGCGGGGGAGGTGGCGTGCGGCCTGCCGGCGGAGTGGGACGAGATGGACGGGTCGCCGTGGTGGACGTTCGGGGTGGAGGAGGAGAAGCTGCTGGGGTGGTTCCCGTTCGTGGAGGAGGACTTCCTGTccgtcggcggcggcgccggccccgccgccgccgagcccttcGACGACGACATCTGGCGGATCCACCAGATCTACGAGATCCCCAGCTACGCCGCCAAGTGA